The following are from one region of the Hymenobacter radiodurans genome:
- a CDS encoding TolC family protein, which yields MVVQAVAQQLPASQPLPSQSALLAEPQLVDTARVFSLQDLAEIVFAHHPIVKQAALLSAKAQAEVLEARGGFDPQLGAGFNRKVFGGTNYYNKWANELTVPLWPGGIDLTAGYDRYVGTYVNPETKTPVAGLAGVGLSVPLGQGLLIDARRSTLRQARILVTAAEADRVKKINEVWLQVAKDYWSWYYAYQQAALIQEGLDLAETRFLAISRKVDLGDEAPIDSVEARIIAQDRLVEAERLQLELQNARLVLSNHLWNQNAQPVELPDRAVPQPARRDGVSAQEFSRLTDQAAKQHPTLIRLGAEIRQLGIEERYRRELLKPRINVSGTLLSQGDFYRTELSPTYDFGRNNYKLGVDFAFPLFLRQQRGQLQQVRFQVQETVLEQQQSQRTILNQLTAAYNTLRAYERQLTVQALTIANQRTLLQAELEKYDLGESTIFLINSRETKLIDLRIKQESMRANYEKSLAELYYYAGTRLTGLE from the coding sequence ATGGTTGTGCAAGCTGTGGCTCAGCAGTTGCCGGCCTCACAGCCACTCCCAAGCCAAAGCGCACTACTAGCTGAGCCGCAACTCGTTGATACGGCCCGAGTATTTTCGCTACAGGACCTTGCCGAAATAGTATTTGCGCATCATCCCATTGTAAAACAGGCGGCGCTGCTGAGCGCTAAGGCGCAGGCAGAAGTACTGGAAGCTCGCGGCGGCTTTGATCCGCAGCTGGGCGCAGGCTTCAACCGTAAAGTATTTGGCGGCACCAACTATTATAATAAATGGGCTAACGAGCTCACAGTGCCACTGTGGCCCGGCGGCATCGACCTGACAGCCGGCTACGACCGGTACGTAGGCACGTACGTCAACCCCGAAACGAAGACTCCGGTGGCGGGGCTGGCGGGAGTTGGTTTGTCGGTACCATTAGGACAAGGCTTATTGATTGATGCCCGACGCAGCACTTTGCGGCAGGCACGCATCTTGGTGACGGCCGCCGAGGCCGATCGCGTAAAGAAAATCAACGAAGTGTGGCTCCAAGTGGCCAAAGATTACTGGAGCTGGTATTACGCTTATCAGCAGGCGGCGCTCATTCAAGAAGGCCTGGATTTGGCTGAAACTCGCTTCCTGGCCATTAGCCGCAAAGTAGACCTGGGCGACGAGGCTCCTATTGATTCCGTGGAGGCCCGCATTATTGCTCAAGACCGGCTTGTAGAGGCCGAACGGTTGCAGCTGGAACTGCAAAACGCCCGTCTTGTGCTCTCCAACCATCTCTGGAACCAGAATGCGCAGCCCGTGGAGCTTCCCGACCGCGCTGTGCCCCAGCCCGCTCGCCGAGACGGGGTAAGCGCTCAGGAGTTTAGCCGGCTCACCGATCAGGCGGCAAAGCAGCATCCAACGCTGATCCGTTTGGGGGCCGAAATCCGGCAGCTGGGTATAGAGGAACGCTACCGGCGCGAGTTGCTGAAACCCCGCATCAATGTGAGCGGCACGCTGCTAAGCCAAGGCGACTTTTACCGCACAGAATTGTCCCCCACGTACGATTTTGGCCGCAATAATTATAAGCTGGGAGTAGACTTCGCGTTTCCGCTGTTCCTGCGGCAGCAGCGCGGCCAGCTTCAGCAGGTGCGCTTTCAGGTACAGGAGACGGTGCTGGAACAGCAGCAAAGCCAGCGCACTATTCTCAACCAACTTACGGCTGCCTACAACACGCTTAGGGCCTACGAACGTCAGCTCACGGTTCAGGCGCTCACTATCGCCAATCAGCGCACCCTGCTACAGGCTGAGCTGGAAAAGTACGACCTGGGCGAAAGCACTATCTTCCTCATCAACAGCCGGGAAACGAAGCTAATTGACCTGCGCATCAAGCAGGAAAGTATGCGGGCTAACTACGAAAAATCGTTGGCCGAGCTATATTATTATGCCGGCACCCGCCTGACAGGCCTGGAGTAA